In Thermomicrobiales bacterium, the genomic stretch CGAGAGTCCAGTGTCCAGGGGCTCGAGTCCGGAGTTCTGAGGCCGGAGTCCGGAGAAAACGGGTCGTGGGGAAGGGGCGCGGTGCTCTGTTGGGTCGAGTGTCCAGTGATCATGTTGGCTGCGGCGCTAATGTGTTGGGCGCGATCGTTCGATGAGGGCCGCCATGGCGAGATCGGCATCGGAACCGCGGGCGCGGAGCCCTGCGACTGCGCCGGCAGCGTCTTCGGGGAGTCGGTTCTGGCTGGCCTTGGTTTTGCCGATCAGGGAGCGAATGGGAATCTCGATACCGACGATGTTCGCCAGCATGTCTTCGGTGTACTTCCGCGGGGCGTCGGCCATCTTCCAGGGAACCGGTTCGGATGCTTCCATCATTTTGGTCAGCTTGCCAGCCTGACCGCGAACCCATCTCTCGTCGTCGTGCACGATCAATTCGCCGCGCACCTGCGCCATGGCGTAGTTCCAGGTGGGCACGACTTCATGCGTCGTTTGCTTGCTGGGATACCAGTTGGGGGTGATGTAGCGGTCGACCGACTGAAAGACGACCAGCGCCTCCAAGCCGGGATCGACATCGCGCCAGACCGGATTGTTCCGCGCTACGTGCAGCAGCAAGCGCCCCTGCTCGCCCCAGTCGCGGTCGAGCACGCATGGAATGGGATTGGCCGTGATTCCTTGACTGCCCATGGTGATCAACATGCCAAGGGGATTCGCCTCGATCAGCCCATAGATTGCGCTGGAATCGGATTCAATGAAATGTGGCGGCAGGTAGACCATGTGAATGAAGTCCAGTGTCCGTAAATCAGATTTGGCTTCGACCATCCTACAATCGTAGACCGAACAGCACACCTGCCCCTATGAAAGGATTGGCATGTCCACCAAACCCGTGACAACGCTCCCCACCATGGACGAGTTCGCCGCCGTTGTGACGTACGGCGGCGCGGCGTCGTTCTCGCCCGACGGTTCCCAACTGGCGGTCATCAACAATCGCTCCGGGCAGTACAACATCTGGCTGCAGCCGATCGCCGGCGGCGAGCAAACCCAGCTCACCTTCTATACCGACAACGCCGTGCGCGATCTCGCCTGGTCGCCGGACGGGAAGCGGATTCTCTACACTGCCGACTTCCAGGGCAACGAAAAGCACCAGCTCTTCCTGATGCCGGCCGAGGGCGGTGCGGCCGAAGCGCTGACCGATGAGCCGGAGGTGCAGTATTTCCTTGGCGACGGCGCCTGGTCGCCCGACGGCAACTACATCGCCTATGCCGGCAACGACCGCGATCCCTACGCGCAAGACATCATCATCCGGGAGGCCCCAACCGGCGAGCTCGACCGCGCGGTGAAAGATGGACGGATCAACTTTGCTGGAGGCTGGTCACCCGATGGCAAGCACCTGCTGATCGCCGATGCCCGGTCCAACCTGGAGATCGTTCCAAAGCTGCTGAATGTCCAAACTGGCGAGGCCGAAGACCTGGTGGATACGGACGTGCTCGCCAACGAGCGGCCGGCCGCGTGGTCGCCAGACGGATCCGGATTCTGGCTCATTACCGATCGAGGAAGCGAGCACGACTGGCTGGGGTTCTACGAGCTGGAGACACGGAGGATCACACCGGTCGCGCAACCCGATTGGAGCGTGGAGACCGTAGCGGTTTCCAAGGACGGCACATGGCTGGTCTGGTCGGTGAACGAGAACGGCTATTCGCGCATCCAGGTGCTGAACCGCGAAACGGGCGCGCAACACGAGCTGACGGAACTGCCGGGCGGCACGTTGCCCCCATTCGGGGGTGGAATCCATCTCTCCCCGGACAACACGCATGCCGTCATCAAGATGGTCACACCCACCAAGCCGAACGAGCTCTACCTGGTCGAACTGGAAAGCGGCGCGACCCAGCTTCTCACGGACAGCCGCAAGGTGGCCATCGACGAGTCACTGCTGGTCGAACCGGAGCAAGTCGAGATCGAGGCATTCGACGGTCTGACGATTCCCGCGCTGCTCTTCAAGCCGCATGGCGAGGGGCCATTCCCCGCGGTGCTTTCCATCCATGGCGGACCGGAAGCGCAAGAGCGGCCCGGCTATGCCTATCGCGGTTTCTACCAGTTCCTGCTCAGCCGGGGAATTGCCGTCCTGGCCCCGAACATTCGCGGTTCGACCGGGTACGGCACGAGCTACCAGAAGCTGATCCATGGCGATCTGGGCGGCAACGATGTCAACGACTTCGAAGCCTGCGCGCGGTATCTTCGGTCGCTGCCGTGGGTGAAATCGGACAAGATCGGCGTCTTTGGCGGCTCGTATGGCGGGTTTGCGGTGCTCACCTGTGTGAGCCGGTTGCCGGAGTATTGGGCGGCAGCGGTGGATATCGTCGGGCCGTCCAATCTGGTCTCGCTGGTGCGGACCATTCCTCCCACCTGGCGCGACGTCGCCAAGAGTCTGTTTGGCGATCCCGAAACGCAGGAAGCGGACATGCTGCGACGCTCGCCGATCACCTATGTGGATCAGATCGTCACTCCGCTGTACGTCATCCAGGGCGCGAACGACCCGCGGGTGGTGCAAGCGGAAAGCGA encodes the following:
- a CDS encoding FMN-binding negative transcriptional regulator, whose protein sequence is MVEAKSDLRTLDFIHMVYLPPHFIESDSSAIYGLIEANPLGMLITMGSQGITANPIPCVLDRDWGEQGRLLLHVARNNPVWRDVDPGLEALVVFQSVDRYITPNWYPSKQTTHEVVPTWNYAMAQVRGELIVHDDERWVRGQAGKLTKMMEASEPVPWKMADAPRKYTEDMLANIVGIEIPIRSLIGKTKASQNRLPEDAAGAVAGLRARGSDADLAMAALIERSRPTH
- a CDS encoding S9 family peptidase; this translates as MSTKPVTTLPTMDEFAAVVTYGGAASFSPDGSQLAVINNRSGQYNIWLQPIAGGEQTQLTFYTDNAVRDLAWSPDGKRILYTADFQGNEKHQLFLMPAEGGAAEALTDEPEVQYFLGDGAWSPDGNYIAYAGNDRDPYAQDIIIREAPTGELDRAVKDGRINFAGGWSPDGKHLLIADARSNLEIVPKLLNVQTGEAEDLVDTDVLANERPAAWSPDGSGFWLITDRGSEHDWLGFYELETRRITPVAQPDWSVETVAVSKDGTWLVWSVNENGYSRIQVLNRETGAQHELTELPGGTLPPFGGGIHLSPDNTHAVIKMVTPTKPNELYLVELESGATQLLTDSRKVAIDESLLVEPEQVEIEAFDGLTIPALLFKPHGEGPFPAVLSIHGGPEAQERPGYAYRGFYQFLLSRGIAVLAPNIRGSTGYGTSYQKLIHGDLGGNDVNDFEACARYLRSLPWVKSDKIGVFGGSYGGFAVLTCVSRLPEYWAAAVDIVGPSNLVSLVRTIPPTWRDVAKSLFGDPETQEADMLRRSPITYVDQIVTPLYVIQGANDPRVVQAESDAIVEKLRARGVDVKYDIYPDEGHGFTKVENDIKAMRDSGQFFVDHLLG